In a genomic window of Nodosilinea sp. E11:
- a CDS encoding aspartate/glutamate racemase family protein, whose product MKTIGLIGGMSWESSLEYYRILNQTTRDRLGGLHSAKIILFSVDFADMAAMQHEGRWNEISEILVEAAQQLQMAGASLVLVCANTMHRLADDIEACISIPLLHIADATAEAIKAQGLGRVGLLGTKFTMEEAFYRDRLRDKHGLEMIVPDAAGREAVHTIIYEELCQGEIKPESRQTLLALCQELMEAGAEGVVLGCTELELLLGDGAATVPLFPTTRIHAEAAVKLALEL is encoded by the coding sequence CTAATTGGTGGCATGAGCTGGGAGTCATCCCTGGAGTATTACCGCATTCTCAACCAGACCACCCGCGATCGCCTGGGGGGGCTACATTCCGCCAAGATCATTTTGTTCTCGGTCGACTTTGCCGACATGGCCGCCATGCAGCACGAGGGCCGCTGGAACGAGATTTCAGAAATTTTGGTTGAAGCAGCCCAGCAGTTGCAAATGGCTGGGGCCAGCCTGGTGCTGGTGTGCGCCAACACTATGCACCGTCTGGCCGACGATATCGAAGCCTGCATCTCAATTCCGCTGCTGCACATTGCCGACGCTACCGCCGAGGCGATCAAAGCCCAGGGCCTGGGGCGGGTGGGGCTGCTGGGCACCAAATTTACTATGGAGGAGGCGTTTTACCGCGATCGCCTGCGCGACAAACACGGCTTGGAGATGATCGTGCCCGATGCGGCTGGCCGTGAGGCGGTGCACACCATTATTTATGAGGAGCTGTGCCAGGGCGAGATCAAGCCCGAGTCACGACAAACATTATTGGCTCTGTGCCAAGAGCTGATGGAGGCCGGAGCTGAAGGAGTGGTGTTGGGCTGCACCGAGCTAGAACTGCTGCTGGGTGATGGGGCGGCAACGGTGCCTCTATTTCCCACCACCCGCATCCACGCCGAGGCGGCGGTGAAGCTGGCCTTAGAGCTGTAG
- a CDS encoding potassium channel family protein → MTATPSPQRHLRQRLMALAIALTLAGVVALLLWQESGSSGFWAVLENIVITLMGEYPDKPRSSLGRVLQLLLLISGTFIFGAISGKISSIFVTRALRSETTVSLFNNHIILCNWNDKAAGIIDQLLEGNKDNPIDIVVVAAKPVADRREFPTQVHFVQDDPTHHDTLERLHASQAKAVILLADEATESPDDKNALIALAIKHLEQIPGRQKDIHVIAELVNLRRRRHLQEAGVDEVVSARDYSAGIMAQSAMFKHMSVVYQQLLTYSDDSNEFYFIDPGRYPNHLWGKSFTELSQWISTYSATQTDNPLLLLGVRRGDGNILLNPKPQSFDRLAPDDALVVMAFRQVDRID, encoded by the coding sequence ATGACCGCAACGCCCTCTCCCCAACGCCACCTGCGGCAGCGGCTCATGGCCCTGGCGATCGCGCTTACCCTGGCTGGCGTGGTGGCCCTGCTGCTGTGGCAAGAAAGCGGCAGCAGCGGCTTCTGGGCGGTGCTAGAGAACATTGTCATTACCCTCATGGGCGAATACCCCGATAAACCCCGCAGTTCCCTGGGGCGGGTGCTACAGCTGCTGCTGCTGATCTCGGGCACATTTATCTTTGGGGCCATCAGCGGTAAGATTTCTTCGATTTTTGTCACCCGTGCCCTGCGATCGGAGACCACCGTGAGCCTGTTCAACAACCACATCATTCTCTGCAACTGGAACGACAAGGCGGCGGGCATCATCGACCAGCTGCTGGAGGGCAACAAAGACAATCCCATCGACATCGTGGTGGTGGCCGCAAAACCCGTCGCCGATCGCCGCGAATTCCCTACCCAAGTGCACTTTGTCCAAGACGACCCCACCCACCACGACACCCTAGAACGACTTCATGCCTCCCAGGCCAAGGCGGTAATTTTGCTGGCCGACGAGGCCACCGAGTCCCCCGACGACAAAAACGCCCTGATTGCGTTAGCCATCAAACACCTGGAGCAAATCCCCGGTCGCCAAAAAGACATCCACGTGATCGCCGAACTGGTGAACCTGCGCCGCCGTCGCCACCTGCAAGAGGCCGGGGTCGATGAGGTGGTTTCAGCCCGCGACTACAGTGCTGGCATTATGGCCCAGAGCGCCATGTTCAAACATATGTCGGTGGTCTACCAACAACTGCTCACCTACTCCGACGATTCCAATGAGTTTTACTTTATCGACCCAGGCCGCTACCCCAACCATCTCTGGGGCAAGTCCTTTACCGAACTCAGCCAGTGGATTAGCACCTACAGCGCCACCCAGACCGACAACCCGCTCCTCCTGCTGGGAGTGCGTCGGGGCGACGGCAACATTCTGCTCAACCCCAAACCCCAGTCCTTTGATCGCCTGGCTCCCGACGACGCCCTGGTAGTGATGGCCTTTAGACAGGTCGATCGCATCGATTGA
- the psaC gene encoding photosystem I iron-sulfur center protein PsaC yields MSHSVKIYDTCIGCTQCVRACPTDVLEMVPWDGCKAGQIASSPRTEDCVGCKRCETACPTDFLSIRVYLGAETTRSMGLAY; encoded by the coding sequence ATGTCCCATTCTGTCAAAATTTACGATACCTGTATTGGTTGCACCCAGTGCGTGCGCGCTTGTCCCACCGACGTGCTAGAGATGGTGCCCTGGGATGGCTGTAAAGCCGGGCAAATTGCCTCCTCTCCCCGCACCGAAGACTGCGTGGGCTGCAAGCGTTGTGAAACCGCCTGCCCCACCGACTTCCTCAGCATTCGGGTTTACCTGGGTGCCGAAACCACCCGCAGCATGGGTCTGGCCTACTAG